A stretch of DNA from Micromonospora sp. NBC_01813:
GGCGGGCTTCCTGGCGGGCCTCCTGGCGGTCGAGGTCCCGGTCGATACGCCGGGCCTCCCGCTCGGACTGCCGCATCCATTGCAGCACCAGTACGGCGAGCATCGTGACGCTGACGAACTCGCCGCCGGCCCACAGGATGCCGCCGGCGACCTCCTGGTCGGCCCACGGGTCGACCCAGCTCAGGCCGAGCGAGGGGTACCAGTCGCCGCCGAACAGGGTGGTGCTCTGCATGACGGTCAGGCCGAGCACGGTGTGGAACGGCACGGAGAGCACCATCAGCAGCGCGCGGGCCGGGTACGGCCAGCGGCCGGGCAGCGGGTCGAGCCCGACCAGCGGCCAGAAGAACAGGCAGCCGGTCAGGATGAAGTGGGCGTGCACGACCTCGTGGGCGAGGGTGTTCTCCAGGGTCAGCCGGTACAGATCGGTGAAATACAACACAAACGGGTTGATAACAAAGAGGCCGAAGGCGACCAGCGGGAAGGTGATCACCCGCACGTACCGGCTGTGCAGGACGGCGAGCAGCCGGTGCCGGGGTGCCCCGGTCAGGGTGCGCAGGGCCAGCGTGACCGGCGCGCCGAGGGCGAGGAAGATCGGTGCGATCATCGACAGGACCATGTGCTGGACCATGTGCACCGACAGCAACATGGTGTCGTACGCGTGCAGCCCACTGACCGTGACCGCGGCGATGCCGCCCAGCCCGGGGCCGATGAACAGCACGGTGCGCGAGACCGGCCACCGGTCGCCGCGCAGCCGCAGCCGGTGCACCCCGTACAGGTAGAGCCCGGCGACCACGACGAGCACCAGCGCCAGCCAGTTGTCCAGGCTGATCTCGGTGAACAGCGCCGAGACGCTGAACGGCGGCGGGGCGGCGATCAGGTCGACATCAGCCACGTCGTCGAGGCTAGGTCAGTGGGGCCGGTCGACGCGATCCGCCCCTCCGACGGGTCGGGTTTGCCACCCCGCCGCTCGTGGGCACTGACCGGCAGCAATAATGACCGCGTGACTGCGGCCCCAGCGATTGACAAGAGCCGGATCCACTCGCTGACCCGACCGAACATGGTCAGCGTCGGGACGATCGTGTGGCTCTCGAGCGAACTGATGTTCTTCGCGGCACTGTTCGCGATGTACTTCTCCATCCGCGCGGCGGACTACAGCATGTGGGAGTTGCACACTCCACAGCTGAACATCCCGTACGCGACGGTGTTCACCACGATCCTGGTCGCCTCCTCGGTCACCTGTCAGATCGGGGTCTTCGCCGCTGAGCGGGGAGACGTACACGCGCTGCGGCGGTGGTTCACCATCACCTTCGTGATGGGGCTGATCTTCCTGCTCGGGCAGCTCAACGAGTACCGGGAACTCGTCCACCACGGGATCAAGATCAACGCTGACGGGTACGGCTCGGTGTTCTACCTCACCACCGGCTTCCACGGGCTGCACGTTGCGGGCGGTCTGATCGCCTTCCTGATCTTCATGGTCCGCTCCACGATGGGCCGATTCACCCCGGCGCAGGCCACCTCCGCGATCGTCGTGTCCTACTACTGGCACTTCGTCGACGTGGTCTGGATCGGTCTCTACTTCATGATCTACTGGCTGCAATGATCATCGCGCGGTCACGCTCCGTGCTGCTGCCGTGTCGCATCCATCAGACAGCTCGCGAAACCGTTAAGGACTACAGGCCATGACATCTGACACCCCCGCCGACCGGCGAGCCGACCGCGGACGCGGTCTCCTCGCCCGGCTGCGCAGCGGGCGGGCCACGCCTCGCGGCCGGGGCCGCCGGCGGTTGGGCACCGCGGTCCGGTTGCTCGTCGCGCTGTTCCTGGCCGGCGGTGTGTACACCGTCTTCGCGCCGGGTCTGCAGGCGCAGGACACGCCGCAGCTGTCCCGGGCCGCCGAGGACGGCCAGGCGCTGTTCGACCAGAGCTGCATCTCCTGCCACGGACGCAACGCCCAGGGTGTCGAAGGGCGCGGCCCGAGTCTGATCGGGGTCGGGTCGGCATCGGTGGAGTTCCAGGTCGGCTCGGGCCGGATGCCGATGGCGCGCCAGGAGGCGCAGGCGGAGCGCAAGCCGGCGGTGTACACCGAGGAGGAGATCCGTCAGCTGGGCCAGTACATCCAGGAGCTGGGTGGCGGGCCGCAGTTGCCGGACGGCGAGATGCTGCGCAACGGTGGCGACATCGCCGTCGGTGGCCAGCTGTACCGGATCAACTGCTCGTCGTGTCACGCGTTCAGCGGCGGCGGCGGTGCCCTGTCGTCGGGCAAGTTCGCGCCGAGCCTGGAGCCGTCGACCGACCGGCAGCTCTACGCGGCGATGCTGACCGGTCCGCAGAACATGCCGGTCTTCGGCGACAACCAACTCACCCCGGAGCAGAAGGCCGACATCATCGCCTTCGTGCAGGAGGGGCTGAAGACCGACGGAGATCCGGGCGGCCTGACCAACCTCGGCCGGTACGGTCCGGTCACCGAGGGCATCGCGATCTTCCTGGTCGGCATCACCGCGCTGGTCTTCGCCAGCCTGTGGATTGCGGGGAAGTCATGAGCACCGACCTCACCCCGACGCACCGTGGCCAGGCCGGGCCGGTGGACCTGAACGACCCGCAGCTGACCCAGTTCGACGTGCTCACTGAGGGCGCCCGCCGCGACGACATCGAGATCGTGCACTACGAGCCGCCGTTCCCGGTGCCCGGCACCAGGGCGGAGCGGCGGATCACCCGGTTCGTGGCCACGCTGTTCCTGCTCGCCGGGCTCGCCGCGACGGTGTTCCTGGTGGTCTACATCTGGTGGCCCTGGGAGTACGAGCTGGGTAACGGTGCGAGCAAGTTCTACACCCCGTTGCTGGGCATCACCCTCGGGGTGAGCCTGCTGGCGATCGGTGTCGGCATCCTGACCTGGGGCAAGAAGCTGCTGCCGCACGAGGTGGCGATCCAGGACCGGCACGACGGCGCCTCCAGCGCCGAGGACCGCAAGATCACCGGTGGGACGCTCGCGTACATGGCGGACGAGCTGGGCGTGAAGCGCCGTCCGCTGCTCGGGGTCTCGCTGCTGGCCGGTCTGGCCCCGGTTGCCGCCGTCGCCGCCGCGCCGCTGATCGGCGGGATGATCCGCGACCCGCACGAGAACAACCAGCTGGCCACCACCGGCTGGGCGCCGACCGAGACCGCCGGTGGTGCCACCCAGCTGATCCGGCTGACCCGGGAGGACGGCTCGCCGATCCGCCCCGAGGACGTCAGCGCCGGCGGGCAGATGACCGTCTTCCCCGGCATCGCGGGCGGGCACACCAACCAGTACGCCGACTCCTCCGCGCTGCTGATCCACCTGCGAGTCGACGACGCCCAGCAGGCCCGGGACAACAACGAGGCCGTGGGCAAGTCCGACTACATGTGGGGCAGCTACATCGCGTACTCGAAGATCTGCACCCACGCGGGCTGCCCGGCGAGCCTGTACGAGCAGCAGACCAACCGGTTGCTCTGCCCGTGCCACCAGTCGCAGTTCCTGATCACCGACAACGCCAAGCCGATCTTCGGCCCGGCCAGCCGTCGGTTGCCGCAGTTGCCCATCTCCGTCGACGACGAGGGGTTCTTCGTCGCCACCTCGGACTACACCGAGATCGTCGGGCCCGA
This window harbors:
- a CDS encoding cytochrome c oxidase assembly protein; this translates as MADVDLIAAPPPFSVSALFTEISLDNWLALVLVVVAGLYLYGVHRLRLRGDRWPVSRTVLFIGPGLGGIAAVTVSGLHAYDTMLLSVHMVQHMVLSMIAPIFLALGAPVTLALRTLTGAPRHRLLAVLHSRYVRVITFPLVAFGLFVINPFVLYFTDLYRLTLENTLAHEVVHAHFILTGCLFFWPLVGLDPLPGRWPYPARALLMVLSVPFHTVLGLTVMQSTTLFGGDWYPSLGLSWVDPWADQEVAGGILWAGGEFVSVTMLAVLVLQWMRQSEREARRIDRDLDRQEARQEARQEAREEAREKSVTAPAD
- the ctaE gene encoding aa3-type cytochrome oxidase subunit III, whose protein sequence is MTAAPAIDKSRIHSLTRPNMVSVGTIVWLSSELMFFAALFAMYFSIRAADYSMWELHTPQLNIPYATVFTTILVASSVTCQIGVFAAERGDVHALRRWFTITFVMGLIFLLGQLNEYRELVHHGIKINADGYGSVFYLTTGFHGLHVAGGLIAFLIFMVRSTMGRFTPAQATSAIVVSYYWHFVDVVWIGLYFMIYWLQ
- the qcrC gene encoding cytochrome bc1 complex diheme cytochrome c subunit, with product MTSDTPADRRADRGRGLLARLRSGRATPRGRGRRRLGTAVRLLVALFLAGGVYTVFAPGLQAQDTPQLSRAAEDGQALFDQSCISCHGRNAQGVEGRGPSLIGVGSASVEFQVGSGRMPMARQEAQAERKPAVYTEEEIRQLGQYIQELGGGPQLPDGEMLRNGGDIAVGGQLYRINCSSCHAFSGGGGALSSGKFAPSLEPSTDRQLYAAMLTGPQNMPVFGDNQLTPEQKADIIAFVQEGLKTDGDPGGLTNLGRYGPVTEGIAIFLVGITALVFASLWIAGKS
- the qcrA gene encoding cytochrome bc1 complex Rieske iron-sulfur subunit, whose product is MSTDLTPTHRGQAGPVDLNDPQLTQFDVLTEGARRDDIEIVHYEPPFPVPGTRAERRITRFVATLFLLAGLAATVFLVVYIWWPWEYELGNGASKFYTPLLGITLGVSLLAIGVGILTWGKKLLPHEVAIQDRHDGASSAEDRKITGGTLAYMADELGVKRRPLLGVSLLAGLAPVAAVAAAPLIGGMIRDPHENNQLATTGWAPTETAGGATQLIRLTREDGSPIRPEDVSAGGQMTVFPGIAGGHTNQYADSSALLIHLRVDDAQQARDNNEAVGKSDYMWGSYIAYSKICTHAGCPASLYEQQTNRLLCPCHQSQFLITDNAKPIFGPASRRLPQLPISVDDEGFFVATSDYTEIVGPDFWERP